A genomic segment from Nitrospirota bacterium encodes:
- a CDS encoding AbrB/MazE/SpoVT family DNA-binding domain-containing protein yields the protein MESTVTVRGQTAIPAAIRRRYDIKAKTKLEWIDDGHTIP from the coding sequence ATGGAAAGCACGGTGACAGTAAGGGGGCAGACCGCCATCCCTGCCGCTATACGCAGGAGATATGATATCAAAGCGAAAACAAAGCTTGAATGGATAGATGACGGGCATACCATACCATAA
- a CDS encoding type II toxin-antitoxin system prevent-host-death family antitoxin translates to MATITYSDARTRLAATMKKVCENHEPVIITRQKEESVVMLSLEDFRALEETAYLLRVPKNALRLLESIAELERGGGKTRKLAE, encoded by the coding sequence ATGGCAACGATTACATATTCAGATGCCCGCACAAGGCTTGCCGCAACAATGAAAAAAGTATGCGAAAACCATGAGCCTGTGATCATCACCAGGCAGAAGGAAGAATCAGTTGTAATGCTCTCTCTTGAAGATTTCAGAGCACTCGAAGAAACTGCATATCTTCTCCGCGTGCCCAAAAACGCCCTGCGTTTGCTGGAATCCATCGCAGAGCTTGAACGCGGCGGCGGAAAGACTCGCAAACTCGCCGAGTGA
- a CDS encoding Txe/YoeB family addiction module toxin, producing the protein MKLIFSKNAWEDYLYWQKTDKNMLKRINRLIHEIMNDPFTGPGKPEPLKHGLSGYWSRRINDEHRIVYRPAEDAILIAQLRFHY; encoded by the coding sequence GTGAAGCTCATCTTTTCCAAAAATGCCTGGGAGGATTATCTCTACTGGCAAAAGACCGACAAGAATATGCTGAAACGCATAAACCGGTTGATCCATGAGATCATGAACGATCCGTTCACAGGTCCCGGAAAACCCGAACCGCTCAAGCACGGACTTTCCGGTTACTGGTCCCGCCGCATTAACGACGAGCACCGGATTGTGTATCGGCCTGCCGAAGATGCTATTCTTATTGCCCAACTGCGTTTTCATTACTGA